The following DNA comes from Alienimonas californiensis.
AGCAGCGCGGCGGTCGGCCCGTCAAAGACCGGGCAGTGCCGTTCGTAGTCGGACTTCAGCGTCTTATGGGCGTCCCAGTTGAGAAGTCCGTCGACCCCCGAGGCCCGCGAGGCGCAGTAGAGACTGACGTACCGGACGCCCCGCTCGAGCAACCGGCGGGAGAGCAGGCAGTTCCGGGCGTAGGCCGCCTTGAGCCGGTTCCCGTCGTCCGTGCCGTACAGGGCGTGCGTCTCGCGGGTTTCCCGGGAGAGATCGGCGACCTCCGGGGCCGAGAGCTGCATCCGCGCCGCGAGCCGGTAGGCCGCGACGCGGGCCCGCAGTTCCGAATCGCCCGGCCGCTCCTCCGCGTGCCGGCCGTTGAGAAACTCGAGGTAATCCCGGGTCGCCCGCTCGGTCGCCGGCGCGATCGACCCGGGGCGGGCGAGGTTGCGGATCGGCTGCTGGGCCGAGAGGACGACCGCTTGGTGCTCGGCCGGCAGAAAGCCGTTGCTCCAGTTCGCTTTGCCGTTCGGCGGCTCGCCCCGCAGGTCGGGGATCGCGACGTAGGTCGGCAGGTTGTCGTTGGCGCTGCCGAGGGCGTAGCCGACCCAGGATCCCGCGCTCGGGAAGCCCTCGAACGTGTGCCCGGTGTTCATGAACACGCAGCCGGGGCCGTGCGTGTTCGATTCCGACGTCATCGAGTGGACGAAGGCGATCTCGTCGGCGTGTTCGGCCATTCCCGGCAGCATCGACGAGATCATCTTGCCGCTTTCGCCGGCCGGCCGAAACGGCCAGGGGCTCCGCATGAGCGGACCGTTTCGACCTTGAAACGAGACGAGCGGCTCCCCCGGCAGCGGCTCCCCGTCGTGCGCGTCGAGGGCCGGCTTGTGCTCCCAGAGGTCCATGTGCGACGCGCCGCCCGGACAGAAGATCTGCAACACCCGCTTCGCCTTGGCCGCGTGGTGCGTCGCTCCAGGGCCGGATC
Coding sequences within:
- a CDS encoding DUF1501 domain-containing protein — translated: MSLQESAAPPEPELSRRRLLSRAGAGLAGAGLAGIGLADLLARSGTAGESAGGPGSGPGATHHAAKAKRVLQIFCPGGASHMDLWEHKPALDAHDGEPLPGEPLVSFQGRNGPLMRSPWPFRPAGESGKMISSMLPGMAEHADEIAFVHSMTSESNTHGPGCVFMNTGHTFEGFPSAGSWVGYALGSANDNLPTYVAIPDLRGEPPNGKANWSNGFLPAEHQAVVLSAQQPIRNLARPGSIAPATERATRDYLEFLNGRHAEERPGDSELRARVAAYRLAARMQLSAPEVADLSRETRETHALYGTDDGNRLKAAYARNCLLSRRLLERGVRYVSLYCASRASGVDGLLNWDAHKTLKSDYERHCPVFDGPTAALLTDLKRRGLLDDTLVLWTTEFGRMPTRQEGVAGRDHNPDGFTCWMAGAGVKGGVSHGATDEFGRRAALDPVTVWDFYATVLHLLGFEHTRLTWYNNGLDRRLTNVHGTLIRDVLA